The DNA window GACGGGACACTGCGCGAGGAAACCGAGGAGGGGGAGGAGCCGACGGACGAGTCCGGGCAGCGGCGTGCCCCACTGCAGGGCCAGGCCGACCAGGTCAGTGTCGCCCACCTGACGACGCTGGCACGGTCCCTGGCACCGCTGCGGCTGTCCGAGGCGGAGGGGTCGGAGGCCCTGCACGCCCAGGTGGAGCTGCCGGAGATCCTCGGGGTGTCCGACGTCGCCCAGCTCGACCCGGCCCGGACCTGGCGGCGCCGCAGCACCGGTGACTTCCTGCGGGTCCCGATCGGTGTGGGGCCGGACGGTGGTCCCGTACTGCTCGACCTGAAGGAGTCGGCGTTCGGCGGTATGGGGCCGCACGGACTCGTGGTGGGCGCCACCGGCTCCGGAAAGTCGGAAATGCTGCGCACGCTGGTCGCGTCGCTCGCGATCGGGCACCCACCGGAGCAGCTCGCCCTGCTGCTCGTGGACTTCAAGGGCGGGGCGACGTTCGCCGACACCGAACCGCTGCCGCACAACGCCGGCCTCATCACGAACCTCGCCGACGACGACACCCTCGTCGCCCGCTTCCGCGAGGCCATGTACGGCGAACTCGTACGCCGCCAGCGCGTCCTCAAGGAGAGCGGGAACCTCCCCAACCTGCACGCCTACGAGGAACTGCGCGCCTCCGGCCGCGAGGACCTGGAACCGCTGCCGCACCTGCTCGTGATCATCGACGAGTTCTCCGAGCTCCTCACCGCGCACCCGGACTTCGCGGAGCTGTTCGTCGCCATCGGCCGGATCGGCCGCTCCATCGGGGTCCACCTGCTGCTGGCCACCCAGCGCCTGGAGTCCGGAAAGATCAAGGGCCTGGAGTCGCACCTGTCCTACCGCATCGGACTGCGGACCTTCTCCGAAGCGGAGAGCCGCGAGGTCATAGGGGTGGGCGACGCCTACCACCTCCCACCCGAGCCCGGGTCGGGCTACCTCAAGGTCGACACCTCCGTCTTCGAACGGTTCAAGGCCGCCATGGTCTCGGCTCCCTACACCCCGCCGGCCGAGGAGAGCACCGGGGACGCCCCCATCGTTCCGCTGACCTCCGGGAACGGGCTGCGGGGGCACGTCGTGGACGCACCGGACGGCGACGACACCCCGGCGCAGTCCGGAGCGGCGGCACCGGAGGGGCACGGAAGCAGCAGCCTGCAGGTGGCGGTGGAGCGGCTGGCCGCCTCCGGAGCGTCCCCGGTACGCCCCGTCTGGCTTCCGCCGCTTCCCCCCGCCCTACCGTTGGACGCGGTGCTCGGCCGTGCCGGGGACCACGCAACGCACGCACCGGACGGCGACGGCCCCGGTGAGCCCGACCCGGCGGAGATGAGAGCGCTCATCGGCCTGACCGACATTCCGCGGGAACAGCGCCAGGAACCCACCACCCTGGACTTCACGAGCGGGGACAGCAACATCATCGTGCTGGGCGGGCCGCAGACCGGAAAGACCACGCTGCTGCGCACGATGATCGCCAGCCTCGCGTGGCGGTACCCGCCGGGGCGGGTCGCGGTCTACTGCCTGGACTTCGGCGGCGGCGGGCTCGTCGCGTTCGAGGAACTGGCACACGTCGCCGGCGTCGCGGGGCGTTCCGACCCGGAACGGGTGCAGCGCGTCCTGTCGGACGTGCGAACCCAGCTGGACGAACGGGAACAGGTCTTCCAACGCGCCGGTCTGGACGCACCCGCCGCCCTGCGCCACGCCCGCGCGCACGGCACGGTTCCCGACAGCGTCGCCGGGGACGTGTTCCTCCTGATCGACGGATGGTCGTCGGTGCGGGAGAGTTACGAGGACGCTGACGACGCGCTGCTGGACGTCGTCTCCCGCGGTCCGTCACTGGGGGTGCACACCGTCGTCACCGGGGCGGCGAGTTCGCAGATCCGCAACAAGCTCCAGGCGCTGTTCGGCGGACGCGTCGAGTTCCGGCTCTCCGACCCGTTCGACTCCGGTATCGGTCGCAAGGCCGCCGAGGAACTGCCCAAGGAGACCCCGGGACGGGCGCTGCTCGCGGACGAGAACACGGCCCACATCGCGCTTCCCCGGCTGGACGGCGGCACCGACGCCGAGGACCTCTCGGGCGGGGTGCGCAACCTTGTCGCCCGGGTGAACCGGCGGTGGCCGGAAACCCCGGTGCAACAGGTGCGTACCCTGCCGGACACGGTGGAGCTGGACGGTCTGCTCGCCGCGCACAGCGGTCCCGGGCTGGTGCTCGGGATGGCCGAGCGCGATCTCGGCCCCGCGGTGATGCTTCCGAACGAGGATCCCCACCTCATGGTGTTCGGCGACCCGCAGACCGGAAAGAGCGCGTTGCTGCGCGGGGTGCTGCGCCAGCTCTCCGCGCGTCCGGCGGAGGAGGTCGGGATCGTGCTGGTGGACTACCGCCGCGCCCACCTGGGGCTGGTGCCCGAGGAGCACCTGCTCGCCTACTGCACCGCACCGGAACAGACCAAGTCCGTGGCGACCGAACTCGCCGGCTCGGTCAGGGAACGTCTGCCCGGTCCCGACGTCACCCCCCGCCAGCTGCGGGAACGCAGTTGGTGGACAGGGTTGGAGCTCTTCGTCGTGGTGGACGACATGGACCTCGTGGCCGGCCGGTCCAACCCCCTCGCCCCGCTGGTGGAGTACCTGGCCCAGGGGAGCGACCTGGGGCTGCACCTGATCGCGGCCCGCCGCACCGGCGGGACCTCCCGGGCGATGTTCGAACCGGTGCTGCAGAGCCTGAACGACATGGGGACCCCAGCCGTACTGTTCTCCGGGGACCGCAGCGAGGGCCGGATCGCCAACGGCGTGGCCTCGCGTCAGCTGCCCCAGGGCCGCGCGCTGCTTGCACGGCGCGGCCACCCGCCGGAACAGCTGCAAGCCGCCTGGAGCGATCCTCCTGAGTGAGGCTCACCAGGATGGTGCCGAAGCGGACCGGGAGACTCCCGTCAGTAGAGAAAGGTCGGGCTATGGGATCCGGAAGCCGGGCGTTGGGTGTCGCCGCGGTACTGGCCTTCGGGCTGGTGTCCGCGTGTGACACGGGCGGCGCCGGTGGAGCAGACGATGGTCCGGGAGAGGAGGGCGCTGGCCCCTCCGGGCTGGTGCTGCTGCACCGTGGCTACGCGGGCGGGGACCCGCGGGAGGAGCAGCGGCTCGTCTTCCACGACCCGGACACCGGGGAGGAGCGAACCGCCGTCGACCTGCCGGACGGCGCGGTCGACCCCATGGCTCCGCGGCTTCCGGTACACCGCCAGTTCTCGGCGGACTGGTCGTACTTCGCGTACTCCACTCCCGACACACCCGCGGTGCGGGTCGCCGCCCTCACTGAGGACGGTTCCGCCTACGAGACGACCGCCGAGCTCGACCCCCCGCAGGGCGAGGAATGGAGCGCCCCCCGCATCCACGGGGACCGGTTGTGGTTCGCCGCCCAGGCCACCCAGCAGTCCTCCGGACCGGACCTACCGGGTGGGAACCAGGCCGGCCGGACCGCCACCGCGATGTCGGTAGAGCTGGAGGACGCCGACGGGCAGCCCCAGGAGGAAGGGGAACTGCCGCTGAACGACGCGGGCCGACCCGACGGGTGGGGCGTGGGACCGGACGAGCAGCTTTCCACCTCCCGGGACGAGCAGACGGTGAACGGCACCTCGGGAACACTGCGTTACCGCCAACGGGGCGACACCGTGCTGGGCGCCACCCTCAGCAGCGGGCAGGACGAGCTGCGGCGGTTGCGCGTCGCTCCGGTGTGGGGCGAGAACACGGTCATCCTCGCTCCCCGTGCGGAATCCGGTGGTCAGTCTTCCGGTTCCGGTGGCGGGGCGCGCGCCGTGACGGTGGACGGTTCCGCGGACTCGTTCGAGGAAACCACCGTGTTCACCCCGGAAGAGGGGAGGGTGCGCCAGTACGCGCCCTCGCCGGAACGCGACCTGCTGCTGGTCCAGGACGACGCCGCGTGGTACGCGGTCGACGTCGACGACCCGGGAGGCGGCTCGGGCGAGAAGCGTTTCGACGCTCCCCGGGACGCCTCCATGGAGGGCTACCCGCTCGTGGCCGGTTGGGCGTGACCGGCACGCTCTCCCGGAGGCGGCCGAGCGCTGCCAGGGGGCGGCGCGTTCCCCGCTGGCGCCACCGCGCCGGGTGGCGCGTCCACCAGCCACTCAGCGGGTCAGCGGCTCGAACAGGGAGAGCAGGTTCTCCCGTTCCAGGAAGAGTTTCACGGTGGCGCCGCCGATGATGATCAGCAGCACGATGGCCTTGACCCGGCGCAGCTCGAACTCGATCCTGCTGGGCTCGACCTGTTCCGGGTTGCGGTAGCGCCACCGTTGCAACAGCCAGGTCAGCCGCGGGTAGACGGACTGGGCGAGCAGGAACAGGCTTCCGACGGTGAGCAGGACGAGCAGCAGGTTGAGCAGGGCGGCGGGGGAGTCGAACACGGCTGACCTCGGCGGGGGAGGGGATCGGGGAACGCTCAGGAAGGACTGTAGCGGGAAGCAGTGCGGCGGAACAGAGTCCCCGGTCCCACAGCGGCGGTCACGGCAGGACCCAGCTTCGGCCTTCCGCGGCGAGCTTGTCGAGCACCGTGGCGGCGTCGTTCTCCTTGGCGAAGAGGCGCTGCGATCGGGTGAGCGGGACGATCCACAGCCAGGTGACCGGGTCGCCGTGGAACGTGAGCCCGAAGGTGGCCGGCGGCGGGTACTGCTCCCCACCGAGCGGGGTGGGGTCGGCCACGAGGAGGACCGCGCTGTACTCGCCCCGCAGCGCGGCGTCTTCCGGATTGTCCAGCCATTTCACACTGTGCCCGGGACCGAACCAGGTCACGGCGCGCCACGGGAAGGTGCCGATCCAGCGGAAGATCCGGGCGGCCAGGTGCGGTTCGCCGGTGGTGGCCAGCGCGAGCTCGACCCGCGCGTAGGGGGAGGGGTCGGCGAGGTACCGCTCCACGGTGGGCATCCGCTGGCCGCACATTCCCACCGTGCTCAGCACCGTGTAGGGGCGCCGTTCCGTGGGCGGGCGTTCCGAGACGCGTAACAGCGGCGGATAGCCGTCCGAGATGTCCCAGTAGTGGCCCGACGGGCCCACGGTCCGGTTGAGGTGGTTGAACACCGCGCGTTGCACGCTGCGCCACGCGTCGGGGGTCGACCGCCAGTGCCAGTACGACCGCGCGTGGAACACCCGGGAACGCAGCTGTTCGGGGGCGGTGTCCAGCGCCCAGGCGTAGGGGGTGTGGCCGACGGCGTCGCGCGCGTAACCGGGCAGCCCCCGGTCGGCTTCCGCCCAGCCGGGGATGACGGCCAGGAGCTCCCCGTCCTCGAGCAGCGCAACCCCGTCGCCTTCCTCGAACCACACGGCGCGTACCCGCGCGGCCTCCACCGGCGGGCGGCCCTGGGGATGTTTGGTGTGGGCGGCGGGCATGAGGGGGGCCTCTCCCTGGTACAGGCTCGCGGGGTCGCCCGTGGCGGGCGCGGGCTCGTGGTTGGCGAGCCACACCGGGACCCGGATCCTTCCCTGGGCGTTGAGGAGGTAGGCTGCGGTGGCGCCGGGGCCGCGTTCGACGATCACGCGGCGGCTGCGGTAGGGGCTGGACTCGTCGAGGAGGATGCTCGCCGCTGCCACTGTCCCTCCCCGGCTGTTCGGCTGTTCTGCTGTTCCGTACGGTGGTACCCACGCGCCGCATAGGATGAACGGCAGTGGCCTTTTCCCTGCGGAACCTGTCCCGGCCGGGACAAGGCCGACTATGTACCCAAAGTACCGTGTATCGCGGACATCGTCTCCGCGTCCGCGGTCATCCGTCCGTGTTGGAACCACATGCCTGCCGAGCTCACTTTCGCCGCCCCGCGCCGGGCCCAGCCGCCCCGGCACCTCGCCGACCTCAGTCCCGACGACCGCCGCGCGGCGGTGACGGAGCTGGGGGAGAAACCCTTCCGTGCCAAGCAGCTGGCCCAGCACTACTTCGGACACCTGGAGTCCGACACGTCGGCGATGACCGACCTGCCGGAGGGCTCCCGGGAACGGCTCGGCGCGGAGCTGCTCCCGGAGCTGCTCACGCCGGTGCGTCATGTCACGTGTGACGAGGGGATGACCCGCAAGACGCTGTGGCGCGCCTTCGACGGGGTCATGTTCGAGTCGGTGCTGATGCGCTACCCCGACCGCGCCACCCTGTGCGTCTCGTCGCAGGCGGGCTGCGGGATGAACTGCCCGTTCTGCGCCACCGGACAGAACGGTCTCACGCGCAACCTCTCCACCGGGGAGATCGTGGACCAGGTCGTCTCCGTCGCGCGGGACCTGGAGCGGGGGGAGGTCTCCGGCGGTCCGGGGCGGATCAGCAACATCGTCTTCATGGGGATGGGCGAGCCGCTGGCCAACTACCGGCGCGTCCTCGACTCCATCCGGCGCATGACCGACCCTGTCCCCGGCGGTATGGGCATCTCGCAGCGGGGGGTCACCGTCTCGACCGTGGGTCTGGTTCCGGCGATCGAGAAGATGATCGCGGAACGCATGCAGGTGCGGTTGGCGATCTCGCTGCACGCTCCCGACGACGAGCTGCGGGACGAGCTCGTGCCCGTCAACAACCGGTGGAAGGTCGCCGAGGCGCTGGACGCGGCCTGGCGCTACGCTGACACGACCGGCCGCCGCGTCTCCATCGAGTACGCCCTCATCCGCGACATCAACGACCAGGCGTGGCGCGCCGACCTCCTCGGCGAGATGCTCGCCGGCCACCTTGCCCACGTCAACCTGATCCCGCTCAACCCCACGCCGGGGTCGAAGTGGACCGCCTCCCGCCCGGAGGACGAGCGCGAGTTCGTGCGCAGGCTGCAGTCCCACGGCGTCCCGGTGACGATCCGCGACACCCGGGGCCAGGAGATCGACGGCGCGTGCGGCCAGCTCGCCGCCAGCGAGAGGGAGTGAGCCCGAGGGGCGGAGCCGCGCCCGGGGCGGCGGTGGGCCGCCCGGCGGTACGGCCGACCGGTGCCGGCCCGTGCGAGACGCCTTCGGGCGGTCCCGGCCGGCGACCGGCGCGACCTCAGTGGGTCCCCCACGCGTAGGTCTGCTTCCGCAGCTTCAGGTACAGGAAACTCTCGGTCTCGGTGACGCTCTCGACCGACCGGAGGCGGCCCAGGATCTCCAGAAGCTGGTCGTCGTCGGCGGCGACCACCTCAGCCAGCAGGTCGAACGAGCCGGCCGTGATCACCAGGTACTCGACACCGGGCAGGTCGGCGATCTCGTCGGCGACCTTGTCGAGTTCGCCGCTGCACCGGATGCCGATCATGGCCTGCCTGCTGAACCCCAGCATCATCGGGTCGGTGACACCGACCACCTGGACCACGCCCGCCTCCAGCAGCCGTTGGACGCGTTGGCGCACGGCGGCCTCGGACAGCCCCACGGCCTTGCCCATGGCGGCATAGGAGCGGCGCCCGTCCTGCTGCAGCTGCTCGATGATGCGCTTGGCGGTCTCGTCGAGGGCGACGTTGGAGGAGGGGTTCCGCCGTACGGCCGGAGCGCTGTCGTCCTGTTCTGTCACATGGTCCTCCGGGATGGTCACGGGCTGCGCGGGTAACAGCGCGTTCTCGGGTCGCTCGTGTCGTGTCCCACACACGACGGAACCAAAAGTACTTTATGGTAGCCCCCGCGTTCAGTACGCCCGGTGATCGCGGACCGAATCCAGGGACAGCAGGGCCACGTGCAGCGAGAGGCAGGTCTCCACCGAGTCCAGGTCGACGCCGAGCACGTGCGAGATCCGCCGCAACCGTTCGTAGAACGCCGGACGCGAGATGTGGGCGGTGGTGGCGGCCAGCGCCTTGTTCCTGCCGGAGGAGAGGTAGCAGCGCAGCATCTCGGTGAGGTCGCTGCCGTGCCGGTCGTCGTAGGCCAGCAACGGCCCCAGCTCGCGTTCGACATAGGTTTGCAGCCGCTCGTCGTCGGAGAAGAGGTGCAGCAGTCCGCGCAGGTGCACGTCGGGTAGCCGGTAGAAGAGCTGGTCTCCGCTCTGGCGCAGCGCCACGTCGCCGACCTGGCGCGCCTCCAGGAAGGAGCGGCGGACCTCGCGGATGTCGTCGGTGCGCGATCCGGCGGCGAGCACGGCCGAGGTGGTCACCCGTTCCCGCAGCCGTTCGGCGAGGCGCCGCAGGTAGGCGTCCTCGTCGCTGTCGTCGGGAAGGGCGAGCAGGATACCCACGCGCACCTCGTCCAGGGAACCGACCAGGGCGGGAACCCGCAGCTCCCGGCACGCGCGGGCCGCCTCCTCCGCGGTGTCGGCCAGCTCCGCCTGGGCCGCCAACCCCGCTCTGCTGTCCCGCAGCCGCAGCACCAGGCCGACGAGGCCGTGCCCGGAGAGCGAGACCCCCACGGCGCGGGCGCGTACCAGCGCCTCCTCCGGGTCGGAGTAGGCGCGGTCGATGATGCCGGTGATGATCGTCCGGTGCGTCTGGCGCTCCAGGCTCTCCTGGTGGCGTTCCAGCAGCCGCACCAGCGCCAGCGTGGTGGCCGCGCGCTCCACCATCATGGTGTGCCGGGAGGTGGGGGAGGTGCCGCAGATCAGGATGAGACGCCCCCAGTCCTGGCCGCGGGCGCCGACCGTGGTCACCACCCAGCCCGAGGCGGGGTCGTGCACGGTTCTGGCGTCGCTTCGCACCGCACGGGAACGGCTCTCCCAGGCGGCCAGGAGCACGCCGGGGTCCTCGCCGTTCAGGTCGCACGCCAGCACCTGGTGGGCCAGGTTCTCCAGTACGACGGGACGGCCGGAGAGCCGGGCGACCTCCCGGAGCACCTGTTCCGGCGGTGCTCCCTCCATCGACAGGCGGGTGAACACCTCGTGCAGCCGCTCCGACTCCCGGACCTCCTCGAGCTGCTCGTTGACGACCCGGCCGTGCACGGCCTCGGTGATCTCCACGAACCGGGCCTCGCGTTCCAGCGCCACCACCGGGATCCCGGCGTCCCCCGCGGCGTCCAGCAGCGCGTGGGGCAGGCCGGAGTGGTACTTGCGTCCCATCTCCACCGCGATGCCGCTGACCCCGACGCCGGAGAGGTCGTCGACGTAGCGCCGCAGCGCCTCCCGGTCGTCGGGCATCGCGATGCCCGTGGTCAGTACGAGCTCACCGCCCCGCAGCAGGTGGGCCAGGTCGGTGACTTCGGCGACGTGGACCCAGCGCACCGCGACGTCCAGGTGGGAGCTGCCCACCACCACCCGCGGGCGGGCGCGTTGGACGACCGGTAGTTCGAGAACGTCGGCGAGTGTGGGTAGCACACGTGCGAGTCTAGAACAGTGTGTCGGAAAAGTCCGAAAACGATTGACACGCTGCTCTCCCCGGTCAACCCGCCGGGGTCGCCCCTGTCCCTGTCCACCGGCGGGTCGTACCAGTGGCAACCCGCCGCGACACTGTGTTAAACCTCGGTCGCCAAAACCGACACCATGCCTGTTGGCGGTGTGGGACACCACACGTGAGACTGAGGTCATGTCGGAACTTCTCGCACGCCACCGCGCTGTCATGCCCTCCTGGCTGTCCCTCTACTACGAGAGCCCGCTCGAACTGTCGAGCGGTGAGGGGCGCCGTCTCACCGACGCCGACGGGAACACCTACCTGGACTTCTTCGGCGGGATCGTCACCAACATCCTCGGCTACGACGTGGCCGAGGTGCGCGAGGCCGTGGAACGCCAACTCTCCAGCGGCATCGTGCACACCTCCACCATGTACCTGCTGCGCGGCCAGGTGGAACTGGCCGAGAAGATCGCCCGCCTGTCCGGAATCCCCGACGCCAAGGTCTTCTTCACCAACTCCGGGACCGAGGCCAACGAGACGGCACTGCTCCTGGCCACGGCGGCCCGCGGGACGGACCAGGTACTGGCGCTGCGCAACAGCTACCACGGCCGTTCCTACGGGACCGTGGCGATCACCGGGAACCGGGGGTGGAAGAACTCGTCACTGTCCCCTCTCAACGTGCACTACCTCCACGGGACCGACCGGGACGCTCCCGCGTTCCGCGCCATGTCCGACAAGGAGTACATCGACGCCTGCGTGGCCGACCTGCGCGACGTGCTCGCCACCGCCACCGCGTCCGACGTCGCGTGCATGATCGCCGAACCCGTGCAGGGGGTCGGGGGGTTCGCCATGCCTCCCGCGGGTCTGCTCGCGGCCTACAAGGAGGTCCTGGACGAGCAGGGCATCCCCCTGATCTCCGACGAGGTGCAGACCGGTTGGGGACGTACCGGGAACAGTTTCTGGGGGATCGGGGACACCACGCCGGACGCCCTCACCTTCGCCAAGGGCCTGGGCAACGGGTTCACGGTGGGCGGTGTCGTCGCGCGCGGCGACCTGATGGACGGGCTTCCCGCGAAGGGGCTGTCCACCTTCGGCGGTAACCCGGTCTCCATGGCGGCGGCCAACGCCACCCTGGACTACATCCTCGACCACGACCTGCAGGCCAACGCGGCACGGCTCGGCGCGATCGTGCTGGAGCGGCTGAACCCCCTCACCGAACTGGACACGGTCTCGGCGGTGCGCGGCACCGGGCTGATGTTCGCCGTGGCGATGGCGGACCCGGCGACCGGAGCCCCCTCGCCCGCGCTGGCCACCGCGGTGCTGGAGGAGACGCGCCGCCGCGGTCTGCTCGTCGGCAAGGGCGGGCTGAACGACAACGTGCTGCGTATGGCCCCGCCGATGACCCTCACCGAGGAGGAGGCCCGTGAGGGGGCGGAGATCCTGACCGACGCGCTCCGCGCCGTGGACGCCGGCACCGGAACCTGAGCGGGCGCGCCCCTCCCCGCCGCCGAACCCCTACCGGCGCCCCGGCACCGAGCCGCGGGGCGCCGCCCCAGGAAGGGACATCTCTCATGGACAAGAACGTCACACACTGGATATCCGGCGCGCCGTTCACCGGGCAGGCACAGCGGCGCGGCGACGTCCACGACCCCGCGACCGGTGAGGTCGCCAGGACGGTGGACTTCGCCACGGAGTCGGAGGTGGACGCGGCCGTCGCGGCCGCGCGCGCCGCCTTCCCCGCCTGGCGGGACACTCCGCTGTCCAAGCGTACCGCTGTCCTGTTCCGGTTCCGGGAGCTCCTGCACGAGCACCGCGAGGAGCTGGCGCGGATCATCAGCGCCGAACACGGCAAGGTCTTCTCGGACGCGCTGGGGGAGGTATCCCGCGGGCTGGAGGTCGTCGAGTTCGCGTGCGGCATCCCGCACCTGCTGA is part of the Haloactinospora alba genome and encodes:
- a CDS encoding aspartate aminotransferase family protein, which gives rise to MSELLARHRAVMPSWLSLYYESPLELSSGEGRRLTDADGNTYLDFFGGIVTNILGYDVAEVREAVERQLSSGIVHTSTMYLLRGQVELAEKIARLSGIPDAKVFFTNSGTEANETALLLATAARGTDQVLALRNSYHGRSYGTVAITGNRGWKNSSLSPLNVHYLHGTDRDAPAFRAMSDKEYIDACVADLRDVLATATASDVACMIAEPVQGVGGFAMPPAGLLAAYKEVLDEQGIPLISDEVQTGWGRTGNSFWGIGDTTPDALTFAKGLGNGFTVGGVVARGDLMDGLPAKGLSTFGGNPVSMAAANATLDYILDHDLQANAARLGAIVLERLNPLTELDTVSAVRGTGLMFAVAMADPATGAPSPALATAVLEETRRRGLLVGKGGLNDNVLRMAPPMTLTEEEAREGAEILTDALRAVDAGTGT
- the rlmN gene encoding 23S rRNA (adenine(2503)-C(2))-methyltransferase RlmN, which codes for MPAELTFAAPRRAQPPRHLADLSPDDRRAAVTELGEKPFRAKQLAQHYFGHLESDTSAMTDLPEGSRERLGAELLPELLTPVRHVTCDEGMTRKTLWRAFDGVMFESVLMRYPDRATLCVSSQAGCGMNCPFCATGQNGLTRNLSTGEIVDQVVSVARDLERGEVSGGPGRISNIVFMGMGEPLANYRRVLDSIRRMTDPVPGGMGISQRGVTVSTVGLVPAIEKMIAERMQVRLAISLHAPDDELRDELVPVNNRWKVAEALDAAWRYADTTGRRVSIEYALIRDINDQAWRADLLGEMLAGHLAHVNLIPLNPTPGSKWTASRPEDEREFVRRLQSHGVPVTIRDTRGQEIDGACGQLAASERE
- a CDS encoding suppressor of fused domain protein, with the translated sequence MAAASILLDESSPYRSRRVIVERGPGATAAYLLNAQGRIRVPVWLANHEPAPATGDPASLYQGEAPLMPAAHTKHPQGRPPVEAARVRAVWFEEGDGVALLEDGELLAVIPGWAEADRGLPGYARDAVGHTPYAWALDTAPEQLRSRVFHARSYWHWRSTPDAWRSVQRAVFNHLNRTVGPSGHYWDISDGYPPLLRVSERPPTERRPYTVLSTVGMCGQRMPTVERYLADPSPYARVELALATTGEPHLAARIFRWIGTFPWRAVTWFGPGHSVKWLDNPEDAALRGEYSAVLLVADPTPLGGEQYPPPATFGLTFHGDPVTWLWIVPLTRSQRLFAKENDAATVLDKLAAEGRSWVLP
- the eccCa gene encoding type VII secretion protein EccCa — its product is MIMMPIISGSGSLLMTITMGNRPLMAAGSMMVMLASVAVGVVMFVSQRNGPRKRIREQRERYLDYLDQVRETVRDVAAKQRRGSAFRHPAPRLLTELARLPARRWERRTADPDFLMLRAGTGVRPLARPLSLKVDTSSPLIVYDPVCQGFADQIVELYANVAEEPLVVPLRDLGVVSIVGDRARGRALARSLAAQMVTFCAPEDVRIGAVRNSALLAEWDWLKWLPHHEFDGIDNGPLPGRLVAGSTVEMAELLEAEIEQRTVEFQRRRGGGPGPGTQRLVLVVDGEYQSTLSGLTAESPVSSLAELGIHVVALVGQRCEEPESVDMRLLVGEDGTLREETEEGEEPTDESGQRRAPLQGQADQVSVAHLTTLARSLAPLRLSEAEGSEALHAQVELPEILGVSDVAQLDPARTWRRRSTGDFLRVPIGVGPDGGPVLLDLKESAFGGMGPHGLVVGATGSGKSEMLRTLVASLAIGHPPEQLALLLVDFKGGATFADTEPLPHNAGLITNLADDDTLVARFREAMYGELVRRQRVLKESGNLPNLHAYEELRASGREDLEPLPHLLVIIDEFSELLTAHPDFAELFVAIGRIGRSIGVHLLLATQRLESGKIKGLESHLSYRIGLRTFSEAESREVIGVGDAYHLPPEPGSGYLKVDTSVFERFKAAMVSAPYTPPAEESTGDAPIVPLTSGNGLRGHVVDAPDGDDTPAQSGAAAPEGHGSSSLQVAVERLAASGASPVRPVWLPPLPPALPLDAVLGRAGDHATHAPDGDGPGEPDPAEMRALIGLTDIPREQRQEPTTLDFTSGDSNIIVLGGPQTGKTTLLRTMIASLAWRYPPGRVAVYCLDFGGGGLVAFEELAHVAGVAGRSDPERVQRVLSDVRTQLDEREQVFQRAGLDAPAALRHARAHGTVPDSVAGDVFLLIDGWSSVRESYEDADDALLDVVSRGPSLGVHTVVTGAASSQIRNKLQALFGGRVEFRLSDPFDSGIGRKAAEELPKETPGRALLADENTAHIALPRLDGGTDAEDLSGGVRNLVARVNRRWPETPVQQVRTLPDTVELDGLLAAHSGPGLVLGMAERDLGPAVMLPNEDPHLMVFGDPQTGKSALLRGVLRQLSARPAEEVGIVLVDYRRAHLGLVPEEHLLAYCTAPEQTKSVATELAGSVRERLPGPDVTPRQLRERSWWTGLELFVVVDDMDLVAGRSNPLAPLVEYLAQGSDLGLHLIAARRTGGTSRAMFEPVLQSLNDMGTPAVLFSGDRSEGRIANGVASRQLPQGRALLARRGHPPEQLQAAWSDPPE
- a CDS encoding Lrp/AsnC family transcriptional regulator, with amino-acid sequence MTEQDDSAPAVRRNPSSNVALDETAKRIIEQLQQDGRRSYAAMGKAVGLSEAAVRQRVQRLLEAGVVQVVGVTDPMMLGFSRQAMIGIRCSGELDKVADEIADLPGVEYLVITAGSFDLLAEVVAADDDQLLEILGRLRSVESVTETESFLYLKLRKQTYAWGTH
- a CDS encoding PucR family transcriptional regulator → MLPTLADVLELPVVQRARPRVVVGSSHLDVAVRWVHVAEVTDLAHLLRGGELVLTTGIAMPDDREALRRYVDDLSGVGVSGIAVEMGRKYHSGLPHALLDAAGDAGIPVVALEREARFVEITEAVHGRVVNEQLEEVRESERLHEVFTRLSMEGAPPEQVLREVARLSGRPVVLENLAHQVLACDLNGEDPGVLLAAWESRSRAVRSDARTVHDPASGWVVTTVGARGQDWGRLILICGTSPTSRHTMMVERAATTLALVRLLERHQESLERQTHRTIITGIIDRAYSDPEEALVRARAVGVSLSGHGLVGLVLRLRDSRAGLAAQAELADTAEEAARACRELRVPALVGSLDEVRVGILLALPDDSDEDAYLRRLAERLRERVTTSAVLAAGSRTDDIREVRRSFLEARQVGDVALRQSGDQLFYRLPDVHLRGLLHLFSDDERLQTYVERELGPLLAYDDRHGSDLTEMLRCYLSSGRNKALAATTAHISRPAFYERLRRISHVLGVDLDSVETCLSLHVALLSLDSVRDHRAY